A genomic region of Halomonas aestuarii contains the following coding sequences:
- a CDS encoding cupin domain-containing protein, with product MSRDEPLALLGGLTAADFLRDHWQRRPLLIRGAFPDFQCPLEPDELAGLACEENIEARLVEEHGRDAEGNERPWQVSHGPFDEATFARLPERDWTLLVQAVDHYVPEVAALLEHFDFLPRWRLDDVMVSYAPPGGSVGPHVDQYDVFLLQGRGTRRWQLGGKVSDEAPILQGIDLRILERFEVDDGDDWVLEPGDMLYLPPAWAHHGVSQSDDCLTLSVGFRAPSADEAITSYADYLGEQLPASIRYADAGMAPPVDPAELDDAAVARMRRLILETLDDPAQLAQWFGRVMTQPKYVDQLVPTERPTEPDDLVAALQDGETLVRSPGSRFAWRALDDERATLFADGDGVECALPLARTLASDAPLEAALLAFPEAPSLLAALHDAGSLAWADDFEESP from the coding sequence ATGTCACGAGACGAGCCTCTCGCCCTGCTGGGCGGCCTGACGGCCGCCGACTTCCTTCGCGACCACTGGCAGCGCAGGCCGCTGCTGATCCGCGGCGCCTTCCCCGACTTCCAGTGCCCCCTCGAGCCCGATGAGCTCGCCGGCCTCGCCTGCGAGGAGAACATCGAGGCACGCCTGGTGGAGGAGCACGGCCGCGATGCTGAGGGGAATGAGCGCCCCTGGCAGGTCAGCCATGGCCCCTTCGACGAGGCCACCTTCGCTCGCCTGCCGGAACGCGACTGGACCCTGCTGGTACAGGCCGTGGACCACTACGTGCCCGAGGTCGCCGCGCTGCTCGAGCACTTCGACTTCCTGCCCCGCTGGCGCCTCGACGACGTCATGGTCAGCTATGCCCCGCCGGGGGGCAGCGTCGGCCCCCACGTCGACCAGTACGATGTCTTCCTGCTCCAGGGCCGCGGCACCCGCCGCTGGCAGCTGGGCGGCAAGGTGTCCGACGAGGCGCCGATCCTCCAGGGCATCGACCTGCGCATCCTCGAGCGCTTCGAGGTCGACGACGGCGACGACTGGGTCCTGGAGCCCGGCGACATGCTCTACCTGCCGCCCGCCTGGGCCCACCACGGCGTCAGCCAGTCCGATGACTGCCTGACCCTCTCGGTGGGCTTCCGGGCGCCCTCGGCGGACGAGGCCATCACCTCCTACGCCGACTACCTCGGCGAACAGCTGCCGGCCTCGATCCGCTATGCCGACGCCGGCATGGCGCCCCCCGTGGACCCCGCCGAGCTCGACGATGCCGCCGTGGCCCGCATGCGCCGGCTGATCCTCGAGACCCTCGACGACCCGGCCCAGCTGGCCCAGTGGTTCGGGCGGGTGATGACCCAGCCGAAGTATGTCGACCAGCTGGTACCCACCGAGAGACCGACCGAGCCCGACGACCTTGTTGCCGCACTACAGGATGGCGAGACCCTGGTGAGAAGCCCCGGTTCGCGCTTCGCCTGGCGGGCCCTGGACGACGAGCGGGCGACCCTGTTCGCCGACGGCGACGGGGTCGAGTGCGCCCTGCCCCTGGCCCGCACCCTG
- the purB gene encoding adenylosuccinate lyase, with protein sequence MPLSALTALSPVDGRYESKAAALREHFSEFGLIRARVIVEIRWLQRLAEHPQITEVPRLSAEATAHLESLLRDFSLADAERIKTIERTTNHDVKAVEYFIKEKIADQPELHAVTEFVHFACTSEDINNLSHGVMLTDGLRALLPMMQQVADEIARLAEEHAAQPMLSRTHGQTATPTTLGKEMANVAYRLRRQLKQIEAVEILGKINGAVGNYNAHLATYPEVDWEANARSFVEGLGLTFNPYTTQIEPHDYIAELFDAVCRFNTILIDFDRDVWGYISLGYFKQRTVAGEIGSSTMPHKVNPIDFENSEGNLGLSNAVLGHLAQKLPISRWQRDLTDSTVLRNLGVGLAYGMIAYQASLKGISKLEANPVRLAEDLDNSWEVLAEPIQTVMRRYGIEKPYEKLKELTRGKRIDQTGFAAFIDTLELPEEVKVELKALSPATYIGNAEAQARRL encoded by the coding sequence CTGCCCCTCTCCGCCCTCACCGCCCTCTCCCCCGTGGATGGCCGCTACGAGTCCAAGGCCGCCGCCCTGCGCGAGCATTTCAGCGAGTTCGGCCTGATCCGCGCCCGGGTCATCGTCGAGATCCGCTGGCTGCAGCGCCTCGCCGAACACCCGCAGATCACCGAGGTGCCCAGGCTCTCCGCCGAGGCCACGGCGCACCTCGAGAGCCTGCTGCGCGACTTCTCCCTGGCGGACGCCGAGCGCATCAAGACCATCGAGCGCACCACCAACCACGACGTCAAGGCGGTGGAGTACTTCATCAAGGAGAAGATCGCCGATCAGCCGGAGCTGCATGCGGTCACCGAATTCGTGCACTTCGCCTGCACCAGCGAGGACATCAACAACCTCTCCCATGGCGTGATGCTGACCGACGGGCTGAGGGCGCTGCTGCCGATGATGCAACAGGTCGCCGACGAGATCGCCCGCCTGGCCGAGGAGCACGCCGCCCAGCCGATGCTCTCGCGCACCCATGGCCAGACCGCGACCCCCACCACCCTCGGCAAGGAGATGGCCAACGTCGCCTATCGCCTGCGCCGCCAGCTGAAGCAGATCGAGGCCGTCGAGATCCTCGGCAAGATCAACGGGGCGGTGGGCAACTACAACGCGCACCTCGCGACCTACCCCGAGGTGGACTGGGAGGCCAACGCCCGCAGCTTCGTCGAGGGCCTGGGCCTGACCTTCAACCCCTACACCACCCAGATCGAGCCCCACGACTACATCGCCGAGCTGTTCGATGCCGTGTGCCGCTTCAACACCATCCTGATCGACTTCGACCGGGACGTCTGGGGCTACATCTCCCTGGGCTACTTCAAGCAGCGCACCGTGGCCGGCGAGATCGGCTCCTCGACCATGCCCCACAAGGTCAACCCCATCGACTTCGAGAACTCCGAGGGCAACCTGGGGCTTTCCAACGCGGTGCTCGGCCACCTGGCCCAGAAGCTGCCGATCTCCCGCTGGCAGCGTGACCTCACCGACTCGACGGTGCTGCGCAACCTGGGCGTGGGGCTGGCCTACGGCATGATCGCCTACCAGGCCTCGCTCAAGGGCATCTCCAAGCTCGAGGCCAATCCGGTGCGCCTGGCCGAGGACCTCGACAACAGCTGGGAGGTGCTCGCCGAGCCGATCCAGACGGTGATGCGCCGCTACGGCATCGAGAAGCCCTACGAGAAGCTCAAGGAGCTGACCCGCGGCAAGCGCATCGACCAGACCGGCTTCGCGGCCTTCATCGATACCCTCGAGCTGCCCGAGGAGGTCAAGGTGGAGCTCAAGGCGCTCAGCCCAGCCACCTACATCGGCAACGCCGAGGCCCAGGCACGCAGGCTGTAA
- the hflD gene encoding high frequency lysogenization protein HflD, with translation MTASTPIHRAPDTPSARQALALAGVFQAASLVDELARTGQTDQRAWETLIRATLDTSPESFEAIYGGHPNNLRRGLEVLEGVVGRKQVNPVVLRYGFSLLMLMSKLRTNDAMMDDLGTRLTRIQGQAEHFGETHENVIASLGEAYQETLSTLKTRIVVQGDPSLLQSRMMPERVRAILLAGIRFALLWHQQGGRRWKLVFQRGALKKSLDQLG, from the coding sequence ATGACTGCCTCGACCCCGATCCATCGCGCCCCGGATACCCCGTCGGCCCGCCAGGCCCTGGCCCTGGCCGGCGTCTTCCAGGCCGCCAGCCTGGTCGACGAGCTCGCCCGCACCGGACAGACCGACCAGCGGGCCTGGGAGACCCTGATCCGCGCCACCCTGGACACCAGTCCGGAGAGCTTCGAGGCGATCTACGGCGGTCATCCCAACAACCTGCGCCGGGGCCTCGAGGTGCTCGAGGGCGTCGTCGGCCGCAAGCAGGTCAACCCGGTGGTGCTGCGCTACGGCTTCTCGCTGCTGATGCTGATGAGCAAGCTGCGCACCAACGACGCCATGATGGATGACCTGGGGACGCGCCTGACCCGCATCCAGGGCCAGGCCGAGCACTTCGGCGAGACCCACGAGAACGTCATCGCCAGTCTCGGCGAGGCCTACCAGGAGACGCTCTCGACGCTCAAGACGCGCATCGTCGTCCAGGGCGACCCCTCGCTGCTGCAGAGCCGCATGATGCCCGAGCGTGTCCGCGCCATCCTGCTCGCCGGCATCCGCTTCGCCCTGCTCTGGCACCAGCAGGGGGGCCGGCGCTGGAAGCTGGTCTTCCAGCGCGGCGCCCTGAAGAAGTCCCTGGACCAGCTGGGCTGA
- the mnmA gene encoding tRNA 2-thiouridine(34) synthase MnmA has product MTATTGKVIVGMSGGVDSSVSALLLLEQGYEVEGLFMKNWDEDDGTEYCTAKEDLADAEAVCRKLGIRLHTANFAAEYWDNVFEHFLAEYQAGRTPNPDILCNREIKFKVFLEYAEMLGAEKIATGHYVRQGIRDGRPRLLKGLDANKDQSYFLHAVPEAAIARTLFPVGELEKPEVRAIAERHDLVTARKKDSTGICFIGERRFSDFLKQYLPAQPGVIETPEGEVIGEHMGLMYYTLGQRQGLGIGGLADHTDAPWYVAAKDLERNVLVAVQGKHHPLLYTDSLATEAMDWVAGEAPAAEGRYTAKTRYRQADVPCTMRVREDGGVEVRFDEPQRAVTPGQSLVLYDGEICLGGGVIRETWNATEPAE; this is encoded by the coding sequence ATGACCGCCACCACAGGCAAGGTGATCGTCGGCATGTCCGGCGGCGTCGACTCCTCCGTATCCGCCCTGCTGCTGCTCGAGCAGGGCTACGAGGTCGAAGGCCTGTTCATGAAGAACTGGGACGAGGACGACGGCACGGAGTACTGCACCGCCAAGGAGGACCTGGCGGACGCCGAGGCCGTCTGCCGGAAGCTCGGCATCCGGCTGCATACCGCCAACTTCGCCGCCGAATACTGGGACAACGTCTTCGAGCACTTCCTGGCCGAGTACCAGGCGGGCCGCACGCCCAATCCGGATATCCTCTGCAACCGCGAGATCAAGTTCAAGGTGTTCCTCGAGTATGCCGAGATGCTCGGCGCCGAGAAGATCGCCACCGGCCACTATGTCCGCCAGGGCATCCGCGACGGCCGCCCGCGCCTGCTCAAGGGGCTCGATGCCAACAAGGACCAGAGCTACTTCCTGCATGCCGTCCCGGAGGCCGCCATCGCGCGCACCCTCTTCCCGGTGGGCGAGCTCGAGAAGCCCGAGGTACGCGCCATCGCCGAACGCCATGACCTGGTCACCGCCCGCAAGAAGGACTCGACCGGGATCTGCTTCATCGGCGAGCGGCGCTTCAGCGACTTCCTCAAGCAGTACCTGCCCGCCCAGCCTGGCGTGATCGAGACGCCCGAGGGCGAGGTGATCGGCGAGCACATGGGGCTGATGTACTACACCCTGGGCCAGCGCCAGGGGCTCGGCATCGGCGGGCTCGCCGACCACACGGACGCCCCCTGGTACGTGGCCGCCAAGGACCTCGAGCGCAACGTGCTCGTGGCCGTGCAGGGCAAGCACCATCCGCTGCTCTATACCGACAGCCTGGCCACCGAGGCCATGGACTGGGTGGCCGGCGAGGCGCCCGCCGCCGAGGGTCGCTACACCGCCAAGACCCGCTACCGCCAGGCCGACGTGCCCTGCACCATGCGCGTGCGTGAGGATGGCGGCGTCGAGGTGCGCTTCGATGAGCCCCAGCGTGCCGTGACCCCGGGCCAGTCGCTGGTGCTCTACGACGGCGAGATCTGCCTCGGCGGCGGCGTGATCCGCGAGACCTGGAATGCCACGGAGCCTGCCGAATGA
- a CDS encoding NUDIX domain-containing protein, producing MSRWQPYISVATVVERAGRFLMVEEDRGGPETLFNQPAGHLEPGERIQEAALRELREETAWQIGITDYLGMYVYRTPDGSTFHSHGFFGMALAHLGNDLDPAIHAVHWLTLEELEELERERRLRSPLVMRRIRDALASRFYPMDVIHER from the coding sequence ATGAGCCGCTGGCAACCCTACATCAGCGTGGCCACCGTGGTGGAGCGCGCCGGCCGTTTCCTCATGGTGGAGGAGGACCGCGGCGGTCCCGAGACCCTCTTCAACCAGCCTGCCGGCCACCTGGAACCCGGGGAGCGCATCCAGGAGGCCGCGCTGCGGGAGCTGCGCGAGGAGACCGCCTGGCAGATCGGCATCACGGACTACCTCGGCATGTACGTCTACCGGACCCCGGACGGCTCGACCTTCCACAGCCACGGCTTCTTCGGCATGGCGCTGGCCCACCTGGGCAACGACCTGGATCCGGCCATCCACGCGGTGCACTGGCTGACCCTGGAGGAACTCGAGGAGCTGGAGCGTGAACGCCGCCTGCGCAGCCCTCTGGTGATGCGGCGAATCCGCGATGCCCTGGCGAGCCGCTTCTATCCCATGGACGTGATCCACGAACGCTAG